The Malaclemys terrapin pileata isolate rMalTer1 chromosome 2, rMalTer1.hap1, whole genome shotgun sequence nucleotide sequence gtggagactgcaagtctccatatgtccaaacaaaccgttcctagtacatttggtacaagaatatggtccccccctttatctcattctttgaagcccaagcaagcatgtcctcatgtttcacagagagacaggaatggcccagcaactacagttagcctaactttggctaagctggccaaacaacctgttctatactccattttccttggacctaacagtcccccctttgtccctggagTACCTCGAAGGGACTCCTGGGACAACTACTGAGCAGAAAGACTGGGGTTGGTTACTTTTGGGCAGAACACACCTTGGCGCCCATCCAACGTTCAACTTTTATTATAACATACAAGGCCAGTAAGCCGCATATAATTACAACGGCGCTTCGGAGTACATTATGGAGCCAACCACCTATATCTGGAATCCAATTGAACAGGTTACTCCACCAGGATTCAATTCGCTTCCCTCCGTGGTCCTTTGCTACCTCCATAAGGTGGTTTGCTCTTTCccaagtggcattataaacatcTGGGACATACACACAGCATTCTTGTCCAATTAATGCACATGTTCCTCTCTGAGAGGCCAGTAAAATATCTAGAGCCAAGTGGTTCTGGAGAACCATCTGCCTTAGTTTTCTCTGTGCGGTTGCCAAGTCCACCAGGACATCGGCgttagtctaatttcccagatgtctcggtgaattacccaatcccacatgcatcttccccatggacccggcaggattcggtatgtgggagcccacacctccctaaccggtccatatgcttggaaggagcattgagaatgtcCGCACTTCCACCAGGAAGTCTCCAAGTATTTCtttatggccacagatcagatggtactcctgatgtgtctgtaagggcagtgggccaagcctgaacatgctagatcccactgcaatgccttcccagcctcagtgatattcaataccatctctgtcagcaacttctgggtcatagaactaaggacggagataacatgtaactcactaattccagcctgtacctgggttagctgtgttCCACAAATAAGGCTTGTGGCCTTCTTTAGTTGCTCTaatttcttattatgtttttggttttttaaaaatattttaaactgctgctgtactATTGGCCCTATCccatagggatccggtcaagtctctcttccttctagaggaaataactcaagccctctgttgtgctaatctaatacatccctttttgcatttaaaatttaattagggagggcaatacatgctgaaggacttattcaaaacacagggcgcagcctgtagaataaaccccaaaattcaATCaaaaccacattcccaagcatgggtcccacaagtttcttcctgccagtgtataattctttgtttcttcaccagggtcagttcttaatttttttttgtaatcaggaattcctggactttggtggtttcaatggagcaagtgttccttcttctctttttctgaaacagtgtggttcagcatcatacaggggagaggttactagcacatcaccctgtaatgggttttgcttcttttaggaaaaaatccaaaggcacagtaggtctgtcagtggacaagggagaggttactagcacttcaccttgtcttttttttcttttccctgctgtccagaaggcacagcagagttagaaggaggaataggctgatcatcagtcggagagtcctcccgaggtggaggggtcttatTGCAGTGAGAAACATGAgtccaggtaggcagtccttggcacttcacagcggtgttggtggttaacaggacttggaaagggcctttccagcatggagtcaaagcagtctttcgttgatggactttacgtagactcagtctcctggtttcaatgaatggcagggctgctacggTCTTTAGGTAGCACTTCTTTACCTGTGagaaaaacctaacacatttcattaatgcctggcagtgttttgcagattttacagctgcttgggcacattcaggccccccttttcttggctgtcagccaagtcttagctgtgggcagtgcccttggatgggccagcatcttatctttagactgagcttgctagctatttttttttctagttaactcattctgttcttttttcttcttctctttttggcttcttttaacttacaaaggaaacttccactcttcactcatacaccttttctcaacaatgaacacatacacattgccattacacagtacattagtcttattattcaatgtatgccatgtacacccttctagtaaaataacttctatacagagctttggagcaacaaaccaggacaagcacacccacctttgaggagtccactcggtacaacctcttgtgtccaatagctttcctccctccccagccctctggctagaaatctgagatagccagaaggatcccatgtgcaatatggggaatgggttaaccttccatgtccttgcttccaaagactgttgatatgcaaattttaacaacattttttttaattaaaagcttttttttttttttttttttacttaagcaaatgtattagactttagtatatcacatttttctTGATTTATTTAAACACATTGTATTCTAAGTTGAATAAAACTagtatctgcttttttatttaaccgttttatttaattttgaactagactgtcttatgaaaatattaaacacaacaattctggccacaagacaaacaccacaagacaggacaaagaacacaaaaataattcttattgtaccagtaaatgcatggtacgttgaatgctgttcagctggtatccgttttctctgatgatttgaaagacattatttacttaaaatatttcctttatatacacatactcttgttgattttaggcaaaactgaggaattaccccatatttccttgtatttgtttcataggcagcccaggtttcagtggcttctaccttattagttggaaaattgcattaatacagatgctttctggcttgcttctagatccaaagctatccacagcttaaagattcttactttaaaaaaggacacaattaactttcctagacttttgattgccttttacttctaacttctgctttcaaacacccagtgatctgaaaaagacaacacaacctatattggcaagtttgcatttcttttacctctgctacaatatacactgcacatattctggggaaaatgcacatcctctccacaattcaatttctacaacactagccacatcaatttctacacaaggtgtaactgttttttttatgcttacaaaatctccatgcacccacggcaaagtgacagctcgaccacacagagccaggggcactgtctttCTATCTCTTTActagatcttttatctgctattttgttacccaaaaccaAATTTAAATCTTATATTCttctggctttgactaccctgctgcagccacaacttttggtctttatttaaaacattttaaattttgtagcaTTAAGTCactttaaggattaaatgctaaataccttaaacaacactagtttcctgtgcctggcaaaagtattctcggtttttgcaactttaaacaataccagtttatcttaaacttataaaatacagattgtacacagcaggagtgttcttcagcaaattagacTAACGTATTCATAGtcgaataattccacttaaataacttcttgcctggattacttacagaAATTCTTACCAAGTTTCACTGCTTAATTCCCTCTAGCAACTatagagttaacttctcactcttgggagggctgttcttttacaccctggggtctctttcagagattccagtccaggccagctgcctggggcttcttcagcgtccccaaaccacaccagctccagggtctcaaaggcagactgttggatctcactggatagttaagctttgcaaatgtaatctcagcactgtaacttgtactgcctttggtttgcctctgtctatattttttcacagccagctggggccgaaagcagtttttcttttggtttatagttataccatacaaataaataatccatttgtcCCGGTCTAAGATCAACCaggatattcctgagggaatccaTCCTGTCAACAGAAAAGGTTCTGCACCTTGGCCAGTCTTTAGTCGGGTACAAATGGGTAGTAAAGGAAGGCCATTGAATTTGGCATAAGTTTCTCATTTAGATTTAGTCAAACCGGTTGTTCCAGAGATTTCCTTCCAATTTCTAAGTACCAGAGACAACGGGGCGTCCCCCGGGCACTTGCTGCCAAACTGTCCCATTTAGCCTGTAGGGACTCTAACCCTACTCCGGGGACTCTAACCCCTCTCTGGGGACTTTAACCCCTCTCTGGGGACTCTAACCCCTTTCTTGGGGACTCTAACCCCTTTCTCGGGGACTCTAACCCCTTTATGGCGATCGCTTACCTTATTCAGGGACTCGAACCCCAAAGACCTGACCTCCCCAGGGACTCGAACCCCGAAGACCTGGATCCTACTCAACGGGTAGGTGGACATTGCTGGGTTTCTACGGGCTTCAGCTGGTTCACAGAACTCGCCTTATCGCCGATGCAGGGATCAGGTTACCGGGCAAGGCTCCTCGAAGCCAGAGGATGCGCGCTGCGTTGCTTCGGAGTCTGATCCCGCACTGGAGAGTCAGacgagtcccggcggagtcgccaaatttgtcagggactttttaacccagacggcaaggttcgttgtctgaccgcagagtgagagacaggcaacaccagcaaggtccaatacaagctctttattgaagagtgcacacaacaatagagagcggcccgtctccagagagaaccagccacgattacaataactagtaagattatatagacagttccatcgcgtcatagttaaagcaacccaatcccctcctttactagttaaaagcttctgatattcatgcatatctattttctttgacagtacaaacagttcatgattcctcagcagcttcttatcagctttttcgtcatgcactagaaactaggagaaagtagggagttaagaacagaaacagggagtggagactgcaagtctccatatgtccaaacaaaccgttcctagtacatttggtacaagaatatggtccccccctttatctcattctttgaagcccaagcaagcatgtcctcatgtttcacagagagacaggaatggcccagcaactacagttagcctaactttggctaagctggccaaacaacctgttctatactccattttcctgGACCTAACAATGTGCATAATTATTTGTCTTTCTTTGTAACCCACCTTATTAGTTTGTGGTCCTGGCTTTAAGCCATTGAAAAGTTAACTACcgagttatttttttaataaatctctgTTATTGTATCTTAATTACATTCCCGGTGTATTATTGGTTGGGAAAAGGGTCACCACCGGTGAATATATATGGAATTGAGGAAGAACCTCGGGGGAAGGGGGCCATTATAAATAATGCCTCTCTTTGTTAAAGCGTTTTTTTACGCTTTTTGGTTAACACCTTGAGcgacatagttaggtcaacctaagttttagaaCAGGTCTTCTCAGTCAGGTAATACAACTGCTTTTTCCTAGAAACTTGGTagaacaacaacatttctttggcctggtccccactaagtccccaaatcggactaaggtacgcaaattcagctacgttaataacgtagctgaattcgaagtaccttagtccgaacttaccgcggtccagacgcggcaggaagtctccccccatcgatgccgtgtactcctctcggcgagctggagtaccggcgccgactgtgagcacttccgggatcgatccgggattgatttattgcgtcttaactagacatgataaatcgatcccagaacatcgatggcgtgccgccggaccagccggtaagtgaagactaggccttttTCTATCTTACTGGAAGACATTCTTCAGAGTAGGTTTTTTGCTCTTTCTTCTGCCAAGTCTAGGGCTGGTTGTAAATTTTCCTTTGAAAcagtttttcaacagaaaattagaTTTTTGACTGAATGAATTTCTCTGCAAAAAGTGCATGTTTTCTATattaatttttgattttttaatcaaaaacagAATGCCCAATCACACAAAAGATTTTGGTTTTTGATATTTTTTGCTAAAAAGACAAAATTATCCACCAGACAGAGAGGGGAGATCAGTCTCTGACTGGCTATAGTCAAGAAACATCAGATGTCTAATTCCTTATCTGTTTACCCTTCCAATATCAAATTACTGTTTCTTTCAAAGGACAGGAAAAAACTAAGCTTTCTAACTCATACAAGTTTTACAGGTTTTATGTTGTTCTGACTACCAAATAACACTTCACTGTTTTTTTCATAAGATACTCCTTGAATTTCTCATCATGGTGTGAGCAGTGAGAAGGTCCTAATACagcggtcggcaacctttcagaagtggtgtgccgaatcttcatttattcactcttaggcctggtctacactaggcgtttatgtcgaagttagcgccgttacatcgaattaaccctgcacccgtccacactgcgatgctatttagttcgacatagaggtctctttaattcgacttctgtactcctccccgacgaggggagtagcgctaaattcgacatggccatgtcgaattaggctaggtgtggatggaaatcgacgctaatagctccagaagctatcccacagtgcaccactctgttgacgctctggacagcagtacgagctcggatgctctgaccagccacacaggaaaagccccgggaaaatttgaatttgaattccttttcctgtctggccagtttgaatctcatttcctgtctggacatcgtggcgatcacagcagcactggcaatgatgcagagctctccagcagtgatggccgtgcagtctgtgaatagaaagagggcgccagcatggactgatcgggaagtcttggatctcatcgctgtgtggggcgatgagtccatgctttctgaactgcgctccaagaaacggaatgcaacgatctatgagaagatctctaaagacatgtcagagagaggatacagccgggatgcaacgcagtgccgcgtgaaaatcaaggagctgagacaaggctaccagaagaccaaagaggcaaacggacgctccggatcccatccccagacatcccgtttctacgaggcactgcattccatcctcggtgcggccgccaccactaccccaccactgaccgtggactctgaggatgggatagtgtccacggctggttcctcggacatgttaggggacggggaagatgaggaaggagatgaggagggcgaggcagtcggcagcgctcgcaacgctgatttccccgacagccaggatctcttcatcacccttacagagatcccctaccaagcgtccccagccgttaccccggacacagaatctggggaaggatcagccagtaagtgttgtaaacatctaaacatttatttttaacagaacaggaatattaacaattaaaagaatgggttgttcatgattactttgccctaggcgcttaacggttcagtcatgggcagtgcaagttttgaaaaaaaatctagcaatgtccggttttccgtgattgtcctgcccaagccgctctactgtttagtccctgctactgcagctacagtaaaatgcggtctatatgtccggggatagagcagtaatcctcctgggacatctcgatgaagctctcctggaggtaattggaaagccgttgcatgaggttcctggggagagcggccttattgggtcctccgaagtacgacacgttgccgcgccacgagactatcaagtactcgggaatcattgctctgcacagcagggcggcatacggccctggtctttggaggctttcccggagcattctctctctctcgctctcagagatcctcatcagggtgatgtcgcccatggtgacctgctttgaattaggtaggggaatgttagtgttgggactgcttgcccgttcctttacagaactgtaaccgctggtttgcagccatgcggtggaggcgggagaggggcagccgaaagggatcgttcccggggacagccgcgaggggtgggacaggggcagagttcccgcttgccggattgctggcagcagggactgacattgctttaaatgtgaaatgaggccagtggtgatataaaagttttaaactgccacaagtctacggcttaccatgtctgcctgcaacagaaattctgttgtgctgccccgcttctcaaatgtgctgtgcaagaccccaggcactgaatgcgaaggccgagaattcgaccttgtgctgagtgcgcatgtgataggtgctgtgcatggtcttgttcacagagaaagactatgttctttgttcacaactacatttatctttctgaggaattcactccctttttcccatttccacagccccatctgcgactgtctcacaacctagcctggcatcacactcccagaggctagcgcggattaggcgtaggaagaagaggacacgggaggacatgttctcggagcttatggcctgttcccaagcccaggcagcacagcagacccagtggcgggagaacttgacccaaatgcaccaagcaaacatggatcgggaggagaggtggcggcaggaagaccagcaggcgactcaaacgctgcttggactactgagggagcaaacagacacgctccggcgccttgtggatgttctgcaggaacggaggcaggaggacagagccccgctgcagtccatctctaaccgccctcccccgccaccaagtcccatacccatctCACCCacagtgcaaagaaggagaggcggcagagtccctgctaactctcactccacccctgcagagagctctagtagcagaaggctctcattccccaaaatttgaaaagttctttccttcccgcctgacacaagcccccgtccaagtttcacttcccagttccatgtgtagttgataataaaaaatatgtttctgttaactactgtttcattcatgttcttttggaggaggaggggaaagggggttggtaattggacaggacagtcacctttggcagggtacataggcgggggcaggcacagcagcagggcacatacacagtgcagtgatgcagtgactagttaccctggttagtctgggaggtggttttcatgttatgtggtggggggtgggttgctctgtgactttgtggcaggggagggcagttacagatcttaagcggcggtccttatgcaggatcacagagccacgcagcaggggatctgtaaccgtcctccccctgccacaaagtcacatagcccccccatacacacagtcccgatcaggaggggtgacaggctccgttgaaacaaccatcccaccgcagcggagcctgtcaatccttgagtttagaagcttcattcgcgtcactacactacacccgctctgcaccacagtctgcgtcccagttttaaaaaatttccgcgaaaacagtattaaagaaaacggtgtgcattaacaaagtagaactatttttatttcgaaacgtctgttggaaggggggtgaagggggtatgtaactggataggatagtcaacattaactgggtaaaggaacgggggcaggttcggcttctctgtacacaaact carries:
- the LOC128831319 gene encoding uncharacterized protein LOC128831319, encoding MLGDGEDEEGDEEGEAVGSARNADFPDSQDLFITLTEIPYQASPAVTPDTESGEGSATPSATVSQPSLASHSQRLARIRRRKKRTREDMFSELMACSQAQAAQQTQWRENLTQMHQANMDREERWRQEDQQATQTLLGLLREQTDTLRRLVDVLQERRQEDRAPLQSISNRPPPPPSPIPISPTIGCDNEMVNVFKMPYKTPNLDSVHAKTSSG